The Bradyrhizobium oligotrophicum S58 genome contains the following window.
CTCGGCCTGTGCCCAATGAGCGAATCGCACCTCTTAATCGGCTGCTGAGGCTCGCTCGACAGATCCGATTGCCATGCGCCGAAAACGAAAATTCCGCAGCACCCTCAGCACGATCACCACTGTCCAGACCGTCGCCCGAAAATATTCTTATTTCGCTTTATTGGAATTCATGCTCTCCTCCCGCTATCCCGTCCCATGCAGAGGGGCGTACGCGTCGTCACGATACGTAGGGGCGGGGAGCGGTGGCCGCGAGCTTGTCAGGTGCTTTGCGCTGGACGATTGGCAGCTCGTGGACGTTCAAGCCGTGTGGTCCTGGCGCCCCGACGCTGGCGCTAAGTTGGCGTGACATGACGTGTCACACTGACGACGGGGGCAACCAAGCCGGTCCCCGAGGAGAGCACGGAGCAGACGTTAAGACTATCGCGCAGGGAGGGCCGGGTCGTCCGGCTGAACCTGTGGTTCCTGCCCCGTGCAATTTTTCCGCACGGGGGCCACGGGCCTCAGTCGAGGTCCGGCCTTCCCTGCGCCCTCGCGTCTTCTGCGAGGGTCTCGAGCATCCCCTCGGACGCGTGTTGCGCCGCGAGAGCGACGGCGCGTGAGCGCATGAGTGGCTGAGCGCATGGTGGCGCTGGCATACTGGATATGCTTATCAGTCAAGTGCGCCGAAACCGCGCAAAAGACAAACAAGCCGCCGGTCGCAACGGCCGATTCCAGGAGGAACCCAGATGGCAGACACCTCACGCCGCAATCTTCTCGCCGCCGGCAGCGCCGCCGCCGCCGCCGCGATCCTGACGGACGCGCGTCCGGCTGAAGCGCAAACCGGGCCGAAGCCGATCTTCGCCATTCCCGCGATCTCAATTCCGATCGTCGGCGAACCCGGCGTATTCCCGGTCCGCCGCATCTATTGCATCGGCCGCAACTATGCGGCGCATGCCATCGAGCGCGGCTCCGATCCGAACCGCGAGCCGCCGTTCTTCTTCCAGAAGCCGACCGACGCGATCCAGAACGTCGCCGTCGGCGAGGTCGTCGATCATCCCTATCCGTCGCTGACCAAGAACTATCACCACGAGGTCGAACTCGTCGCTGCGCTGAAATCCGGCGGCACCAACATCCCGGCCGAACAGGCGCTCGATCACGTCTATGGCTACGCGCTTGGCCTCGACATGACCCGGCGCGACCTGCAGAACGGCATGGCCGCCGAGAAGAAGCCGTGGGAGATCGGCAAGAGTTTTGATCATGCCGCCGTGCTCGGCCCGATCCATCCGGTGGCGAAGGTCGGCCATTTCACCAAGGGCGCGATCTCATTGGCCGTCAATGGGACGGTCCGGCAGAACTCCGATCTCACCAAGATGATCTGGAGCGTCGCCGAGCAGATCGCGAAGCTGTCGGAGGCGTTCGAACTGAAGGCTGGCGACATCATCTATTCCGGCACGCCGGAGAATGTCGGCCCGGTCGTCAAGGGCGACGTGCTCTTGTGCAAGCTGGAGGGCCTGCCGGACATGTCGATCAAGATCGTTTGAGGGCGAGGTCGGGTTGCGTCGTGGTCCCCCAGTGCAGCTTCTCTGCGATGCTCATCAGGACGAAGCTCATTGCGGCGGCGGCGCGCCCCCTCTCCCCGCACGCGGCGGGGCGATCGCATATAAAGGTGTGACGCTGCTGGGACGAGCAATCCTGCCAGTTAGTTACTCCGTCATGCCCGGGCCCATCCCGGGCATCCACGTCGTTCTCAGGAACGCCGACGACGTGGATGGCCGGGAGAAGCCCAGCCATGACGACCTGGAGAGATGCGCGCAAAACTCCGGTCGTCATATGCGATCGCCCTGCCGCGCGCGGGGGACGCGGCAGCGAGCGTTGCTGCACGCGATCCCCACAATTGCGGCAGGTGCAATCATCCCTCCGGATGGTGCACCTGCCGCCGCGGCACTCGCGGTGCCGCGCCTCTCATCGCGTGCCGACTGCCTTCCATCGTTGTTCCCGCGCAAACAGGTGCTGCCAGCCGTTCGCAAGTTTGTGGCCCGACAAAGAGCCGCCGCGCACCGCCCTCTATCGTCGCTTGCAGCAGGCAGGCGAACGAGGGCAGACGTGGCCATCACCATCGAGATCGATCACGCCAACACGCGGCGCATGGCGCAGGGGCCGGGTCGGAGCCGATCCCAGGCGCCTGCGCGCAGATCGCCGCAGACCGCGGGCGGCCCGGTGGTTCCGCAGGGCGTCAAGGGGCCGATCCGGCGGCTGAAATGGCTGATCCTGATCCTGACGCTCGCCGTCTACTACGTCACGCCGTTCGTGCGCTGGAACCGCGGGCCGAACGCACCGGGTCAGGCGGTGCTGCTCGACTTCGCCCACGGCAAGCTCTACCTCGGCCCGGCCGAGATCTGGCCGCAGGATCTCTATCTCATCACCGCGGCGATGCTGCTGGCGACGTTCATCCTCGTCCTGGTCAACGCGCTGGCCGGCCGCCTGTGGTGCGGCTTCGCCTGTCCGCAGACGGTGTGGACCGACCTGTTCCTGCTGGTGGAGCGGCTGGTCGAAGGCGACCGCCGGCAGCGGCTGAAGAATATCGGCGCGCCGCTGACCGCAAAGCGTATTGCGCAGATCGTCACCAAGCACGCGCTGTGGATGGCAATCGCGCTCGGCACCGGTGGCACCTTGATCTTCTACTTCACCGACGCGCCGGAACTGGTGCGCGATGTCCTGCATGGCGAGATGTCGGTGACGGCGCTGACCTGGACCTTGGTGTTCGCCGGCACGACCTACGGCCTCGCAGGCTTCGCGCGCGAGCAGGTCTGCACCTTCATGTGTCCCTGGCCGCGGCTGCAGGGCGCGATCTGGGATCCGGAAGCCTTCACCGTCAACTACCGCGATTATCGCGGCGAGGTCAGGATGTCGGCCAAGAAGGCCGTCGAGGCGCGCTCGCAGGGGCTGCCCGCCGGCGACTGCGTCGATTGCGGCGCCTGCGTTGCGGTCTGTCCGATCGGGATCGACATCCGCCAGGGGCCGAGCTTCGCCTGCATCAATTGCGGCCTGTGCGTCGACGCCTGCGACGGCGTGATGGCCAAGCTCGACCGGCCGCGCGGCCTGATCGACTACGAGAGCTGGCGCAATATCGAGCGTGGCCGTGTCGGCGAGCCGCGTGTCTCGCTGCTGGTCCGGCCGAAGACGATTGGGCTCGCGCTCGCCTGTGTCGCTCTGGCCGCTGTCATCGCGGTGTCGTTCGTCACCAAGACCACCGCCGTGCTGTCGGTGCAGCACGATCGCGATCCTCTGGCGGTGCGGCTATCCGACGGCGCGGTGCGCAACGCCTACACCGTCAAGCTGCTTAACAAGTCGTCGGCGATGCAGAGCTTCAGGCTCGGCATCAGCGGCGTCGATGCGGCGCTCGCCATCGTCGGCCATGCGACAGCGGATGCGATCGAGGTCGAGCCGGATGGCTCGGAGACGCTGCGCGTGACCCTGACCATGCCCGAGCCTGTGGATGGCGACGTCACCTTTCAGGCTGTCGATCCGAACGGGCAGGTGTTGCTGACCGCGCGCGACCGCTTCATCAACCGATAGAGGAGGGTCTACAGATACGCCTTCGGCAGCAGCATGTGGATGCCCTTGTTGCCGTCGACCAACTGGGTGACGCGCAGATTGCCGGCCAGCGAGCACAGCATGTAGGCCTGGTTGCGCGACAGGTTGGTGCGGGCGCAGACATGCTTGACCATCTCGCGTACCGCCTGCTTGGCGGCGTCGTCGAGATCCTCGTCGAGGCCGATCGACATCAGATGCGTGGCGTTCTCGGCGAACGGCCAAGTGATGTCCATGTCCTTGCGCACCGTCAGGCGGAAGGTGCCGGTGACGCCGGTCTCGAGCGCAGTGATGCAGACCTCGCCGTCGCCCTGCACGCCGTGGCCGTCGCCGGCGAAGAACAGCGCGCCCTCGTTGAAGACGGGCAGATAGAGCGTCGTACCCGGTCGCAGCTCCTTGTTGTCCATGTTGCCGCCAAAACTGCGCGGCACCGGCGAGCCGCACCGCCCCCACGCCGGCGGCGGCGCGGTCGCGACGATGCCGAAGAACGGATCGAGCGCGATCTCGGTGCCCCAGGGCATGATGCAGACCTGCCGGTCATGATCGACCTTGGGGTGGATGGTCTCGTACTCGGTGAACTCGTCGGGCAGGGTGCCGAGCAGCGGCAGGATCGAGACGAAGCCCCAGTCCTGGCTGACCTTGACGTCGAGGATGTCGACCTGGAGCGTATCGCCGGGCTGCGCGCCCCTCACGTAGACGGGACCGGTGATGAAATGCGGTCCAGGCCCCTGGATCATGGTGTCGAGTGCGGTGAGATAGGCGGGCGGAACGAGGCTCCGATCCTCCGGCAAGGTCTCCTTGCCGCCGGCCGGGAACGAATGCAGCGTCACCGTGTCGCCGGAGCCGACCTCGAGCACCGGCGGCGTGGTGCTGTCGAGATAGCCCCACACCATGCTCTCATGGGTCGCGGGAATTTCGTGGCGTTTGGACATGGGCTGGCTCCGGGGGACTCGGTCAGCACTGATTTCAAGGCAGGATATCGCAGCGGGCAATGCCAAAAACTGGTCAGCCTTGCTCACGGCACCGGCACGGCTGCGTCGTTCCGGCATCTCATGTCAATTTTGCCAATTGGCGAGCGTGAGCGATCTGGCCGCCACGATGCAGCGGCAGCTCGGCCGGCGACATCCGCAGCATGCGAATGGGCCGTGCCGTCGCGAGGCCGAGGCGTCGCGCCACTACCAAGCTCATGGCATTCATGCGAGAATAGCGTTGATGGCCGTGCCGGGATCCCTGATCATGCGTCGTTCCCTGCACACCGAGCACGAGATACTGGTTTTGCTTGGCGAGGCCGAGTCGGGTGTTCCGATTGCCGAAATTTGCAGCACCGCGGGCGTGTCGCTGCGCACCTTCTATCGCTGGCGCCGGCGCTATGGCGGCCTGAGCAGTCCTGCCCTGCGTCATCTGAAGGAGCTGGAGATCGGTCACCAGCGGCTGCGCGCGCTGGTGACCAAGCTCGTCGAAGGCCGGGCGAATGCCCCACCAGCCTCCGTGAAAGCCGCGCCGCAGCTGCTGCGCCAGGATTGCGGCAGCACGCCCCACGGCGGGGCCGGTGCGCCGGGGCAGGGACGTGGCGCCGTGATCGGCCGCTATGCTTCGGTGCGCTACGGCCGCTAACTCACCACTGTTCTGCTAGAGCGATCATCGGCCGGATCGCTCCGGCCGATGGCATGTTCATCGCCTCAGGTCGCGAGCTGATTGCCGATCGGCAGCGCGCGCAGGCGCTTGCCGGTGGCGGCAAAGATCGCGTTGGCGAGCGCCGGTGCGAACGGCGGCACGCCGGGCTCACCGACGCCGCTCGGTGGCGTATCGGCATCGGCGGGCACGATGTGCACGTTGGTGATCAGCGGCGCCTCGTCGATCCGGACCACCGGATGGTCGTCGAAGTTGCGCTGCTGCACCCGGCCGTTCTTGAAGCTGATCTCGCCATATTTGGCGAGGCTCAGTCCCATGATCGCAGCGCCCTCGAGCTGCGACTGGATGCGTTCGGGGTTGACGAACGTGCCGCAGTCGATCGCGCTGTCGACCTGGTGGACCGTGAGCTTGCCCTTGTCGTCGACCGAGACCTCCACGATCGTCGCGATGTAGCTGACGAAGCTGCGATGCGCGGCGATGCCGAGGCCGTGGCCCTTCGGGACCGAGCGGCCCCAATTGCCTTTCTCAGCCACGAACTCGACGACCCGGCGCAACCGCCCGGTGTCGATCGGGTAGCTCTCATAGGGCTCGCCATAGTTCCAGAGATCCTTCACCGAGGTGAGCTTGAGCACGCGCGGACTGCCGATCAGATCGAGCAGCGTGTCCTTCTGATCGCGCCCCGTGGCGTTCGCGATCTCGCCGACCATCGACTGCACGGCGAAGGCGCGTGGGATGTTCGAGACCGAGCGGAACCAGCCGATGCGCGTCATCGCCTTCACCGCTGGGTTTTCGCATTGGATGTTGGCGATCTCGAACGGCATGTCGACGAGACCCATGCCGAGCTCGAACGGCGCGGCGTGGTCGGCGCCGGCCGCGAAGGTCGACAGGATGGTCGGCGCGACGCTGCGGTGACGCCAAGCCACCACCTTGCCGCTCTTGTCGAGCCCGGCCTCGATGCGCTCCACCGACACCGTGTGCAGGAAATCGTGATGCAGGTCGTCATCCCGCGTCCACTGCACCTTCACCGGCGCACCCAGCGTCTTCGACAGCAGGGCAGCCTCGAGCGCGAAGTCGCACTTGGATTTGCGCCCGAACCCGCCGCCGAGCAGCGTGACATTGACGGTCACGTTCTCCGGCGGAATCTGCAGCGTCTTGGCGACGTCCTCGTGCGTGCCGCCGGGGCTCTGCACCGGCGCCCAGATCTCCGCCTTGTCACCCTTGACGTCGGCGACCGCGACTGGCGGCTCCATGCTGGCATGGGCGAAATGCGGCAGGTAGTACTCGCCGGTGATGACCTTGTCGGCCGACTTCAGCGCGGCCTCGACGTCACCTTCCTGGCGCACCACGAGGCCCGGCTGGCGCGCGGCAGCTTCGAGCTCGGCGCGATAGGCGACCGAGTCGTAGCTCCCATTGGCGCCGTCCTCCCACTCGACCTTGAGCACGTCGCGGCCCTTGATCGCAGCGCCGGTGTTGCGCGCGATCACAGCGACGCCGCCGAGCGGCTGGAACTTCGACGGCCAGGGCCAGCCCTTGACCTCGATCACCTGCTCGACGCCGGGCACCTTCAGCGCCTCCGCCGGGTCGAACGACTTGACCTTGCCGCCGGTCACCGGCGGCCGGGCGATGACCGCGTATTTCATGCCGGGCAGGCGGACATCGGCGCCGTAGCGCGCCTTGCCCACGGTAATGTCGTGCAGATCGACGATGCTGACCTGGCCCTTGCCGAGATAGCGGAAGTCCTTCGGCGACTTCAGCTGGATGGTGTCGACCGCAGGCACCGGCAGGCTGGCGGCATCGGCCGCGAGCTCGCCGAAGCCAAGGCGACGGCCGCTCGCGCTGTGAACGACCTCGTGGTTGACGGCCTTCACTTCGCCCGCTGGGACGCCGAGGCGTTTCGCCGCCGCGGCTTCGAGCATCGCGCGCGCCATGGCGCCGATCTGGCGCATCGGCAGCAGATAATGCCGCGTGCTGCGCGAGCCGTCGGTATCCTGGTTGCCGAACTTCACCTCGTCACCGGGCGCCTGCACGACGCGCACGCGCGACCAGTCGGCTTCCATTTCCTCCGCCACGATCAACGGCAGGCTGGTGCGAACGCCCGTTCCCATCTCGGAGCGGTGGGCGAGGATCGACACGATGCCGTCGGGCGCGATCGAAACGAAGACCTTGGGATCGACCACGGTGCCGTGCGGCATCTTGCCGGCGCCGGTCTCATAGGCGGCGAAGGCCGGGCGCGACAACAGTGGTGCGGCAAGCACGAAACCGCCGGCGAGGCCCAGCGTCTGCAGGATGGCGCGACGCGAGACGTTCTCGACCTTGAGATGCCGCTCGAAGCCGCGGCGCGAAGCAGACTTTGCGATAGCGGGATTGGCGATAGCGGGATTTGCGATGATGGTCATGATCACACCCCCGTCGAGGCGAGATGAACGGCATTCTCGATGCGCTGATAGCAGCCGCAGCGGCAGATGTTGCCGGCCATCGCGTCCCTGATCTGATCATGCGACGGCTTCGGATTCTGGTTGAGCAGCGCCGCCGCCTGCATGATCTGCCCGGCCTGGCAGAAGCCGCATTGCGGGACGTTGACCTGGCGCCACGCCTTCTGCACCGGATGGTCACCGGTCGGATGCAGGCCTTCGATCGTGGTGACCTCACGGCCCGCGACATCCGACACCGCGGTGATGCAGGCGCGCGCAGCCTCCTTGTCGACCAATACGGTGCAGGCACCGCACAGCGCCGCGCCGCAGCCATATTTCGAGCCGGTCAGGCCGAGCTCGTCGCGCAGATACCACAGCAGCGACAGGCTCGGATCGCCATCCCAGGCTTGTTCCTGTCCATTGATTTTCAGCTTGATCATCTTTGCCCTCGCTCCATCGGATCAATCGTCGTCATTTCTGATCTCTGGTGGACGCGCGCGGGACCACATGTCCCTGGTGCGCGCGCCGGCTCAATTGAGAGTTGTTGGAAAGCCGCTCATGATAGCAGACCGGGACGGGTGTCGGTCTACACAGGCGCGTGTGTTGCTAAAACTCGCGGCGACCGTGTGCGGGTGCAGTATTGCAGACCCGCGACGTCGTACAACGCAGCGCAAAAAGCTGGATGGGCAAAAGCAAGATGCGCAACAGAGGTGCTGCGAAAAGAAAGAATGCCTCGCCGGCACGAAGGCAGGCGAGGCACCAAGTCTTCAGGAAGGAACGCTTCAGTTGTTACGCTTGGTACGCTGCGGCCATCAGGCCGCCTTTGCTTTCGCCACGTGGGTGGCAATCGCATCCATGAGGGCCGGCGACAGGCAGTCATAGGGCTCCAGCCCCAGCTCCTTCAGCCGCGCCCGGATCTCGCCCATCTGCTCCGGCTTCACCCCCGACTCGATCACCGAAGACACGAAGGCTGCGAAGCCCGGCGCTGCCGAACCCTGTTCCTGGAACAGCTCGGGGTGAATGAAGTCGAGGCCGTAGAACGGGTGGCCCGTATTTTCGATGCGGCCATACATGTGCGTGCCGCAGCCGGTGCAGGCATAGCGTTGAATGACGGCGGCGGGATCGACGATCTTGAGCTTGTCGCCGTTCTCCAGCACCGTGACGTTCTGCCGCGGCACCACGGCGACGACCGAGAACGTCGCGCCGGAGGGTTTCCAACACTTGGTGCAGCCGCACGCGTGGTTGTGCGCGACGTCGCCGGTGATTCCGACCTTGACCGGCCGGTCATGGCATTTGCAGACCAGCGTGCCGCCGGCGAAATGGCCGCTTCCTTGTTTGACGCCGTTGTCAACGGACGGGTGGATGTGGACAGTCATGGCGCAATCCTCCTCAGTTTTGCGTGCTTGGGGTCAGAACACGACGACGGAACGGATCGATTTGCCCTCATGCATCAGGTCGAAGCCTTTGTTGATGTCTTCGAGCTTGAGCGTGTGGGTGATCATCGGGTCGATTTCGATTTTCCCGTTCATGTACCAGTCGACGATCTTGGGAACGTCGGTGCGCCCGCGCGCGCCGCCGAACGCAGTACCCTTCCAGACCCGCCCGGTGACGAGCTGGAATGGACGGGTCGCGATCTCCTTGCCGGCTTCGGCGACGCCGATGATGATCGATTCACCCCAGCCGCGGTGGCAGGCTTCCAGTGCCTGGCGCATCACGGTGGTGTTGCCGGTGCAGTCGAAGGTGTAGTCAGCGCCGCCATCGGTGAGCGCGACCAGATGCTGGACGATGTCGCCGGTCACTTTCTTCGGATTGACGAAGTGCGTCATGCCGAAGCGGCGGCCCCATTCTTCCTTGGAGTCGTTGAGGTCCACGCCGATGATCTTATCGGCGCCGGCCATCTTGGCGCCCTGAAGCACGTTGAGGCCGATGCCACCGAGGCCGAATACGATGACGTTCGAGCCGGGCGTGACCTTTGCGGTGTTGACGACGGCACCGACGCCGGTGGTGACGCCGCAGCCGATGTAGCAGCTCTTGTCGAAGGGCGCATCCTCGCGAATTTTCGCGACCGCGATCTCCGGCAGCACGGTGAAATTGGAGAAGGTCGAGCAGCCCATGTAGTGGTAGATGGCCTGGCCCTTGTAGCTGAAGCGCGAGGTGCCGTCGGGCATCAGTCCCTTGCCCTGCGTGGCGCGAATCGCGGTGCAGAGATTGGTCTTGCGGCTGAGGCAGCTCTTGCACTGCCTGCATTCCGGTGTGTACAGCGGAATGACGTGATCGCCGGGCTTGACCGAGGTCACGCCGGGGCCAATCTCACGGACGATGCCGGCGCCCTCATGGCCGAGAATCGAGGGGAAGATGCCTTCGCTGTCGAATCCGTCCAGCGTGTAGGCATCGGTGTGGCAGATGCCGGTCGCTTTGATCTCGACCAGCACTTCACCCGCCTTCGGGCCCTCGAGGTCAACCTCGACGATCTCCAGCGGTTTCTTGGCTTCGAAAGCGACCGCGGCGCGCGTCTTCATGTCTTCAACTCCTCTTTCAGTCTCTCAGGCCCGCGACGCTGTCCGGGGAAAGGGTCCAGTCGCGGTCCACGTCGTCAGCTACTTCTTGCCCATGCAGGCATTCTCTGCCTCGGTGTAGGCAGGCGGCTTGTCCTCGTGCTTGCCGGGACGGACACGTCCCACCGCATCGTTGCTGCGAGCACGCAGGTAGATGTAGAGATCGTCCATGTAGCAGGCGACGTTTGGATTATCGCCGAACGCCGGCATGACGTTCTCCTGGGCCGTGCTGATGTTCTTGCGACCGCTCGCGACCACGCCAAGAAAATCGCCGTAGCTCATGTTCTTGACGGAGTCCCTGAGTGCGGGGGCATAGGTCGAGCCCATGCCGTCGGGGCCGTGGCAGACGTGGCATTCGGAATGATAGCGGCGGTATCCGGAGTAGGTGTACCAGTCGACCGATCCATCGGCGCCCACCTTGTAGGTCGGATTGCCATCCTTGTCGAAGTACTTCCCGTCCTCGGATTTGACGGCCGCAGGATCTCCCGGACCTTCCGCCCAGGCGTTTTCGGCGACAGTCATTCCGCCGGTTGCCAGGCTCACAGCCGCGGCGACCGCAAAACATATTCTACGCAAGGGCGTTTTCCCTTAATTTTTTGGAGTAGGCGAACCGGCGCATGGAGGACATCCATGCGCCGGCCAGGATTGCCTAGCTTACTGCGGGAGCGAGAACACGGTGAGCGCACCACCGAGGGCGGTGTAGTTGCTCAGCGCTGCGTAGCCACCGACTGCACCGAGACCGGCGGTCGGATCCGTCAGGCCCGCTGCGAGACCGATGCCGGCCCAGCCGCCGACACCCGAGAGCACGGCAACGTACTGCTTGCCGCCATTCTCGTAGGTCGTGACGTTGCCGATGATGCCGGACGGAGTCTTGAACTTGTAGAGCTCCTTGCCCGTCTTGGCATCGACCGCCTTGAGGTAGCCTTCCAGCGTTCCGTAGAACACCACGCCACCAGCCGTTGCGAGCGCGCCCGACCACACCGAGAACGGCTCCTTGTTCGACCAGGCGATCTTGCCGGTCTTGCCGTCCCAGGCGATGAAGTTGCCCATATGGGTCTCACCCGCCGGCGGGTACATCGACAGCGTCGCGCCGACATAGGGCTGACCTGCGGTGTAGCTCACCTTGAAGGGTTCGTAGT
Protein-coding sequences here:
- a CDS encoding fumarylacetoacetate hydrolase family protein, giving the protein MADTSRRNLLAAGSAAAAAAILTDARPAEAQTGPKPIFAIPAISIPIVGEPGVFPVRRIYCIGRNYAAHAIERGSDPNREPPFFFQKPTDAIQNVAVGEVVDHPYPSLTKNYHHEVELVAALKSGGTNIPAEQALDHVYGYALGLDMTRRDLQNGMAAEKKPWEIGKSFDHAAVLGPIHPVAKVGHFTKGAISLAVNGTVRQNSDLTKMIWSVAEQIAKLSEAFELKAGDIIYSGTPENVGPVVKGDVLLCKLEGLPDMSIKIV
- the ccoG gene encoding cytochrome c oxidase accessory protein CcoG — its product is MAITIEIDHANTRRMAQGPGRSRSQAPARRSPQTAGGPVVPQGVKGPIRRLKWLILILTLAVYYVTPFVRWNRGPNAPGQAVLLDFAHGKLYLGPAEIWPQDLYLITAAMLLATFILVLVNALAGRLWCGFACPQTVWTDLFLLVERLVEGDRRQRLKNIGAPLTAKRIAQIVTKHALWMAIALGTGGTLIFYFTDAPELVRDVLHGEMSVTALTWTLVFAGTTYGLAGFAREQVCTFMCPWPRLQGAIWDPEAFTVNYRDYRGEVRMSAKKAVEARSQGLPAGDCVDCGACVAVCPIGIDIRQGPSFACINCGLCVDACDGVMAKLDRPRGLIDYESWRNIERGRVGEPRVSLLVRPKTIGLALACVALAAVIAVSFVTKTTAVLSVQHDRDPLAVRLSDGAVRNAYTVKLLNKSSAMQSFRLGISGVDAALAIVGHATADAIEVEPDGSETLRVTLTMPEPVDGDVTFQAVDPNGQVLLTARDRFINR
- a CDS encoding acetamidase/formamidase family protein, yielding MSKRHEIPATHESMVWGYLDSTTPPVLEVGSGDTVTLHSFPAGGKETLPEDRSLVPPAYLTALDTMIQGPGPHFITGPVYVRGAQPGDTLQVDILDVKVSQDWGFVSILPLLGTLPDEFTEYETIHPKVDHDRQVCIMPWGTEIALDPFFGIVATAPPPAWGRCGSPVPRSFGGNMDNKELRPGTTLYLPVFNEGALFFAGDGHGVQGDGEVCITALETGVTGTFRLTVRKDMDITWPFAENATHLMSIGLDEDLDDAAKQAVREMVKHVCARTNLSRNQAYMLCSLAGNLRVTQLVDGNKGIHMLLPKAYL
- a CDS encoding transposase, translated to MGWLRGTRSALISRQDIAAGNAKNWSALLTAPARLRRSGISCQFCQLASVSDLAATMQRQLGRRHPQHANGPCRREAEASRHYQAHGIHARIALMAVPGSLIMRRSLHTEHEILVLLGEAESGVPIAEICSTAGVSLRTFYRWRRRYGGLSSPALRHLKELEIGHQRLRALVTKLVEGRANAPPASVKAAPQLLRQDCGSTPHGGAGAPGQGRGAVIGRYASVRYGR
- a CDS encoding xanthine dehydrogenase family protein molybdopterin-binding subunit, with the protein product MTIIANPAIANPAIAKSASRRGFERHLKVENVSRRAILQTLGLAGGFVLAAPLLSRPAFAAYETGAGKMPHGTVVDPKVFVSIAPDGIVSILAHRSEMGTGVRTSLPLIVAEEMEADWSRVRVVQAPGDEVKFGNQDTDGSRSTRHYLLPMRQIGAMARAMLEAAAAKRLGVPAGEVKAVNHEVVHSASGRRLGFGELAADAASLPVPAVDTIQLKSPKDFRYLGKGQVSIVDLHDITVGKARYGADVRLPGMKYAVIARPPVTGGKVKSFDPAEALKVPGVEQVIEVKGWPWPSKFQPLGGVAVIARNTGAAIKGRDVLKVEWEDGANGSYDSVAYRAELEAAARQPGLVVRQEGDVEAALKSADKVITGEYYLPHFAHASMEPPVAVADVKGDKAEIWAPVQSPGGTHEDVAKTLQIPPENVTVNVTLLGGGFGRKSKCDFALEAALLSKTLGAPVKVQWTRDDDLHHDFLHTVSVERIEAGLDKSGKVVAWRHRSVAPTILSTFAAGADHAAPFELGMGLVDMPFEIANIQCENPAVKAMTRIGWFRSVSNIPRAFAVQSMVGEIANATGRDQKDTLLDLIGSPRVLKLTSVKDLWNYGEPYESYPIDTGRLRRVVEFVAEKGNWGRSVPKGHGLGIAAHRSFVSYIATIVEVSVDDKGKLTVHQVDSAIDCGTFVNPERIQSQLEGAAIMGLSLAKYGEISFKNGRVQQRNFDDHPVVRIDEAPLITNVHIVPADADTPPSGVGEPGVPPFAPALANAIFAATGKRLRALPIGNQLAT
- a CDS encoding (2Fe-2S)-binding protein translates to MIKLKINGQEQAWDGDPSLSLLWYLRDELGLTGSKYGCGAALCGACTVLVDKEAARACITAVSDVAGREVTTIEGLHPTGDHPVQKAWRQVNVPQCGFCQAGQIMQAAALLNQNPKPSHDQIRDAMAGNICRCGCYQRIENAVHLASTGV
- the gfa gene encoding S-(hydroxymethyl)glutathione synthase gives rise to the protein MTVHIHPSVDNGVKQGSGHFAGGTLVCKCHDRPVKVGITGDVAHNHACGCTKCWKPSGATFSVVAVVPRQNVTVLENGDKLKIVDPAAVIQRYACTGCGTHMYGRIENTGHPFYGLDFIHPELFQEQGSAAPGFAAFVSSVIESGVKPEQMGEIRARLKELGLEPYDCLSPALMDAIATHVAKAKAA
- a CDS encoding S-(hydroxymethyl)glutathione dehydrogenase/class III alcohol dehydrogenase — its product is MKTRAAVAFEAKKPLEIVEVDLEGPKAGEVLVEIKATGICHTDAYTLDGFDSEGIFPSILGHEGAGIVREIGPGVTSVKPGDHVIPLYTPECRQCKSCLSRKTNLCTAIRATQGKGLMPDGTSRFSYKGQAIYHYMGCSTFSNFTVLPEIAVAKIREDAPFDKSCYIGCGVTTGVGAVVNTAKVTPGSNVIVFGLGGIGLNVLQGAKMAGADKIIGVDLNDSKEEWGRRFGMTHFVNPKKVTGDIVQHLVALTDGGADYTFDCTGNTTVMRQALEACHRGWGESIIIGVAEAGKEIATRPFQLVTGRVWKGTAFGGARGRTDVPKIVDWYMNGKIEIDPMITHTLKLEDINKGFDLMHEGKSIRSVVVF
- a CDS encoding c-type cytochrome, methanol metabolism-related, which translates into the protein MTVAENAWAEGPGDPAAVKSEDGKYFDKDGNPTYKVGADGSVDWYTYSGYRRYHSECHVCHGPDGMGSTYAPALRDSVKNMSYGDFLGVVASGRKNISTAQENVMPAFGDNPNVACYMDDLYIYLRARSNDAVGRVRPGKHEDKPPAYTEAENACMGKK